In the genome of Streptomyces sp. P3, the window GGCAATTCCTTTCCGTCTGGACCACCGCTTCCGGTGATCTTTCTCGGGTCGCCGCGTCGTCGGTGGCGTGGCTCACGTGCGGAAAGTGGCGTGATCGGGCAGGTGGGGCGTCCCCGGGGGTGCCGTCCCCGCTGCTACCCTGCGTCGTCAATCAAACACGTCTGGTAGCTCCAAGGGGTGCGCGTGAAGGTCGCCTGTGTCGGCGGCGGGCCCGCCGGCCTGTATCTCTCGATCCTGCTCAAGCGGCAGGACCCGTCCCACGACATCACCGTCCACGAGCGCAACCCGGAGGGCTCGACCTACGGCTGGGGCGTCACGTACTGGCAGGGTCTCCTCGACGAACTCCGTGCCCGCGACCCCGAGTCGGCGCGCGCGATCGAGGAGAGCTCCGTCCGCTGGAACGCGGGCGTCGCGCACGTACGGGACCTGATCACCCGTCAGCCAGGCGACGAGGGGCACGGCATCGGCCGCCACCGGTTGCTGGAGATCCTCGCGGACCGGGCCCACGCGCTCGGTGTACGGCTGGAGTTCGAGAGCGAGATCACCGCGGCGAACCTGCCGGACGCAGACCTCGTGGTGGCGGGCGACGGCGTCCACAGCGCGCTGCGCACCCACCACGCCGACGACTTCGGCGCCCAGCTCACCGAAGGCCGCAACTCCTACGTCTGGCTGGGCACGACCAAGGTCTTCGACTCCTTCACCTTCGCCTTCGTGGAGACCGCGCACGGCTGGATCTGGTGCTACGGCTACCCCTTCAGCGACGAGCGGAGCACCTGCGTGATCGAGTGCGCCCCCGAGACCCTGGCCGGGCTCGGCCTGGACCGGGCGAGGGAGGCCGACGGCCTCGCCGACCTGGAGAAGCTCTTCGCGCACATCCTCGACGGCCACCCCCTCGTCGGCCGCGCCACCGGCGCCGGCGGCAGCGCCCAGTGGCTGACCTTCCGCACCCTCGTCAACCGCAGCTGGCACCGCGGCAACCTCGTCCTCCTGGGCGACGCCGCGCACACCACCCACTACTCGATCGGCGCCGGCACCACCCTCGCCCTTCAGGACGCCATCGCCCTCGCCGAGGCGCTGGGCGAGAGCGCGGACCTTTCGCAGGCCCTCGGCCGCTACGAACGCGTACGCAAGTCCGCGCTGCTGTCCCAGCAGAGCGCGGCCCGCTACAGCGCCCAGTGGTACGAGAACCTCACCCGCTACATCCACTACCCCCCGGAGCAGATGTTCGCGCTGCTCGGACAGCGCCACTCGCCCCTGCTCCCCTATGTCCCGCCCCAGCTGTACTACCGCCTCGACAGGGCGGCCGGACGCCTCGAGGCGCTGCGCCGCCTCAAGCGCTGGCTGGGTCCGAAGCTGGCGCGCGGCACGCACGCCCGGACGCCGGCCTCCGGCGGGTAGCCTCCCGCGAGCTCCGTCACGCCGGAGCGATCCGTGGGTGACCCACCTCGACGGCGGCCCCGACGACGGAGGGCCGCGTTCCGCGGCGGGCTGCGACGGATGACACGACGGATGACACACTGACGGCATGGAAGAGCGCGAATTCGTCAGGTCCGGTCAGCACGCGTCCGTCGTCGGTCTCGGCACCTGGCAGCTGGGGGCCGACTGGGGCGACGTCGACGACAAGGAAGCCCTGACGGTCCTCGAAGCGGCGGCCGAGTCGGGAGTCACCTTCTTCGACACGGCCGACGTGTACGGCGACGGACGCAGCGAGCAGACCATCGCCGCCTTCCTGAGCGGCCGGCCCGACCTGCATGTGCTGGTCGCCACGAAGATGGGCCGCCGCGTCGACCAGATCCCCGAGAACTACGTCCTGGACAACTTCCGCGCCTGGAACGACCGCTCCCGCCGCAACCTCGGCGTCGACCGCGTCGACCTCGTGCAGCTGCACTGTCCGCCGACTCCCGTCTACTCCAGCGACGAGGTGTTCGACGCTCTCGACACCCTCGTCGAGGAGGAGCGCATCGCGCACTACGGGGTCAGCGTGGAGACCTGCGCCGAGGCGCTCACCGCGATCGCCCGGCCGGGCGTGGCGAGCGTCCAGATCATCCTCAACCCGTTCCGTCTCAAGCCCCTGACCGAGGTGCTCCCGGCGGCCCGGGAGGCCGGCGTCGGCATCATCGCCCGGGTCCCGCTCGCCTCCGGACTGCTCTCCGGGAAGTACACCGCGGACACCGTGTTCCCCGAGAACGACCACCGTGCCTACAACCGGCACGGTGAGGCCTTCGACCAGGGGGAGACCTTCTCCGGCGTCGACTACGCCACCGGCGTCGAGGCTGCCGTCGAGTTCGCGGCCCTCGCCCCCGAGGGATACACCCCGGCCCAGCTGGCGCTGCGCTGGATCGTCCAGCAGCCCGGCGTGACCACGGTGATCCCGGGCGCCCGCTCGCCCGAGCAGGCCCGCGCCAACGCGGCCGCCGCCCGGCTCCCGGAGCTCTCCGACGCCACCCTCGCGGCCGTGCGCGACCTCTACGACCGGCGGATCAAGGAGCAGGTCGAGGGCCGCTGGTAGACGGACCCGGCGCCGGGCGGCAAGAACCGGCGCTCCCGGGGTACTCGCGGTGAGGAGGCGGTCGAGGGACCACACGAACCGGGAGGACGACGAAGGTGACGGACACGGCGACGAGCTCCGAGGGGCGCACGGGGCGGAACGAGACCGAGGAGGAGAGAGCCGACCGGATGTGGGGGGAGCTCATCCAGGAGATCCGCGTGGCCCAGACGGGTGTGCAGATCCTCTTCGGCTTCCTGCTGACCGTCGTGTTCACGCCGCGCTACGCGGACCTGCGGGACATCGACCAGGTCATCTACATCGTGACCGTGGTCCTCGGCGCCTGTGCGACCGGCGCCCTCATCGGTCCGGTGTCCCTGCACCGCCTGGTCTCCGGGCGGCGGGTCAAGCCGCAGGCGGTGCAGGTGGCGTCCAGGCTGACCCTGGTCGGCCTGCTTCTGCTGCTCGCCACCATGACCTCCTCGCTGCTGCTGATCCTGCGGGTGGCCACCCACGACGCGTTCGTGCCGTGGCTGGTCGCGGCCGTGGTCGCGTGGTACGGGCTGTGCTGGTTCGTGCTGCCCCTGTGGACCCGCAGCCACTACACCACGGACTGAGCCGGACCACCCGCCTCGGGGGCGGCGCCGCGTGCGCCGCGCAGCGCGGTGATGCAGCTGCCGATCGCCTGCTGGAGCTCCTCCAGCTGCTGGACCATGTCGTCCTCGTAGAACTCCTGAGGGTCGACGTCGTCGAAGGTCAGCTCCTCGAAGACCCTGGTCGCCCGCTGGAGGCTGCTGTAGAACTTCGTGCGCCGCTCCTGGACACGCAGTCCGGGGTCGGCCTCGACGGTCTCCACGACCAGGTTCTTCATGGTGTCGTAGGCGTCGTTCGCCCACTCGCCGCTGTCCTCGCCGTCGTCCAGCTCGTCGAGCAGCGAGAGGTGCCGCTCGGCCTCCTGCCGCAGCTCGGCGGGCGCGTCGAGGGTCTGTCCGGCGGGCGTCCTGATCCGCCCGGACTCGGCGATCTGGCGCACATAACCGATGCGGTCGGCCGAGCGGCTCTCGGAGGCCACGGCCTTCTTCAGGTCGTCGGTGCGCACGACGTCACGGGCCAGCTCGTGCTGCAGCTCCGGGTCCTCCCTGACACGGTCCAGGAGGGCGGCACGGGCCGCGCGGGCGGTCGAGGGGTCGGCGAGGATCGCGGCCCGCAGGGCGGTGGGGTTCTCCGCGACCTCCAGCGCCTTCGTCGGCCGGATGCCCTCGGCCGCGGCGGCCTCCGCGATCGCGGTCCCACGCTCGGACGTGGCGCTGGAGCGCGAGACGTAGTACGTCAGCCAGACCTCGGCGTCCGGCAGCTCGACCTCCTGGCCGGGCGCCAGCTCCTCGAAGTGCGGGACGAGACCGTCGTCCGCGGCCCGGTCCCACGCCTTGTAGAACCGCAGAACGCGCTCGGGGGAACAGCCGGCCAGCCCGGCGAACTCCTTCGCCGACACCTTCGGCGTCTCGTCCGCGCTCTGCCCGCCCGGCCGGACACTGCGCGCCACCAGCAGGCCGAAGGCCCACCCGCCGGTCCGCGCGTAGACGCCGAACTCGCGGGCGTCGCGCGCCACGAGGTCGGACAGGGGCGCGGGGGACGTCTCGGGGGACGCCTCGACGGTTGTCTCGGGCAGGTCGATCGCCAGGGTCACGGGTGGCTCTCCTCCACAGGCTGCCGGCCGCGGGATCGGCACCGCGGATGTCCGGAACGGCAGCCTATACGCGCTCCCCGGCCCCGCCCGGACAGACCCGCGGCGGGGTCCGTCCGGCGGCCGGTCACCCGAAGGCGCCGCGCAGCGCGGGCAGCAGGGTCTTCTCGGACCAGTCCAGGTAGGCAGGCTGGGTGTCCCCGCCGATCTGCACCAGGGCGACCTCCGTGAACCCGGCCTCGACGTAGGGGCGTACGGCCTCGACGAAGTCCTCCGGGTCGTCGCCGCAGGGAATCGAGGCGGCGACGTCGTCGGGCGTCACGAACCGGGTGGCCGCCTCGAAGGAGTCCGGATGCGGCAGTTCGGAGTTCACCTTCCAGCCGCTGCCGAACCAGCGGAACTGGGCGTGGGCCCGCTGCACGGCCGTCTCCCGGTCGCCGTCGTACGACACGGGGAGCTGGCCGACGCGCGGCTTGCCCGCACCGCCGTGCCGGTCGAACGCCTCGAGCAGTCCCTGCTCGGGCTCGGTGGCGATCACCAGGTCGGCCAGCCGTCCCGCGAGCGCGCACGAGCGGTCGCCGGAGACGGCGAGCCCGATCGGCGGCGGCTCGTCGGGGAGGTCCCACAGCCGGGCCGAGTCCACGTCGAAGTGGGCGCCGTGCCGGGTGACGTGCCCGCCCTCGAAGAGCGCACGGATGATCTCCACGGCCTCCTCGAGCATCTCGTGCCGGACGTCCACCGGCGGCCACCCGCCGCCCACCACATGCTCGTTGAGGTTCTCGCCCGAGCCGAGCCCCAGCCGGAAGCGTCCTTCGGACAGCAACTGCATCGTCGCCGCCTTCTGCGCCACCACCGCAGGGTGGTAGCGGAAGGTCGGACACGTCACGTACGTCATCAGCGGAATGCGCGAGGTGGCCTGGGCGGCCGCCCCGAGCACGCTCCAGGCGTACGGCGCGTGTCCCTGCGAGCGCAGCCACGGGAAGGAGTGGTCCGACGTCACCGAGAAGTCGAAGCCCGCCTCCTCGGCCCGCACCACGTGGTCGACCAGGTCACGGGGGCCGGCCTGCTCGGTCATCATCGTGTATCCGATTCGCACCATGAGCCCCGGGTCCCCTGCCGCCGCGGGGGGAAACAGGCCCACGGCGACCGGGAAGGGCGCCGGCGCCCCTCCCCCGGGGCCCCGTTGTCGATGTCGCCGGGCGGGCGGCGGAGCCCGGCCGTCAGGCGGCGGAGCCCGGCCGGAAGGTCCTGAGGAACGTGTCGAGGGCCTGCCGGTCGGCGGCCGTGTTCCAGTCCGCGGCGGGCGTCGTCCAGCGGAGCGAGAAACTGCGGTGCCCGCCGAGCAGGAATCCGCGGCCGAAGGTGCGTTCCTGCCCGTCGGCGCCGTCGGCGAGCCACTCCATGTCCGCGCCCTTGAACCCCTGGTACGTCGTGGCCCTGATCTCGCCGATCCGCCGGAAACCCGCGGTGCGCCTCAGGTTGGGTTCGACGTCGTCGCGCCAGACGGCGACCGGGTCGGGTCCGGCTTTCCTGCTGTAGGTGACCGCGAGGGTGCGCGGGTCGCCCTTCGCGCCGAAGGTGACGCGATAGGCCCCGTCGGGGGAGCGGGCGGTGTCCAGCCGCTGCCACCCCTTGGGCAGGGCCACCGAGAAGCCCTCGTCGGCGCGGTAGACCCGGAAGCCGTCCGGGAGGGCGTCGGCGGGCGGCGGGGGCGAGGTGCGCGGGGGCGCGCTCGGGGAGGGAGCGTCCGGCGTGCTGGGAGCGGAGGTCGGTGTGGGGGTCGGGTCCGGCGTGGCGGAGACTCTGTCGCCGGCGTCCTCGCCCGGCCCCGTGGCGGAGGCGGACGGCCGGGCGTCGCCCGCCGCCGTGTCGTCGCCGTCGGGCAGGCCCTGGGCCACGGCGAGGGCGGCGAGCGCCACCGTGACGACGGCCAGCGCGGTCCCGGCCGCCATCGCCCGGCCGCTCCACTGCGGGCCGACGCGGCGCGCGGCGGCGCGGACGCGGCGCAACGGGGGAGCGGGCACGGCGGCGTGCGGGTCGTCCTCCAGCAGCCGGGTGAGGGACTGGCGCACCACGGTGCGGGTCAGCCGCTCCCGGGAGTCCTTGCGCAGCAGTCCCTGCACGATCGGGGTGAGGGGACCGGCGCGCAGCGGGGTGCGCAGGGGCAGCCTGTCCACGCCCTTCAAGGTGGCCTCGGGCCGGTCCCGGTCCCGGTACGGAGGCCGTCCCTCGACCATCGTGTAGAGGAGGGCGCCCAGCGCCCACAGGTCCGCGGCCGGGCCGATCCGTTCGTCGCGGGCCTGTTCGGGCGAGGCGTACGACGGGGCCGCCACGCGCGGCGCCAGGGTCGCGCCGGCCAGCCCGAACCCGGTGAGGACGAGGGGACCCTGGCTCCGCACGAAGATCTGGCCGGGGCTCAGCTCGCCGTGGGTGACGCCCTCACCGTGCGCGGCCTCGAGCACGTCGAGCAGTTGCAGCCCGATCGCCGCGGCCCTTCCCGGGCTGAACGCGCCCTTCTGTGCGAGGAGCTGGCCCAGCGGGAGGCCGTCGATCCATTCGGTGACGGTCCACAGGGACCCCTCCTCCTCCAGGGCGTCGACGACCGAGGCGATCCGGCCCGGGCACAGCCGGGCCATCGTCTCCGACATGCGCAGCACCCGGTCGGCGGCCTGCCGCGCCTTCTCCTCGCCCTGTTCAGGGGGCAGACCGATCCTGGTGACCAGGCAGGGGCGGGCGGCCCCGGTCTCCTCGACGTATTCGCCGTACCAGCTGACGCGGTTCGTCTCCCGGTGGACGACGTCGAGCAGCCGGTACCTCCCGGCGACCCACTCGTGCGTGGAGACGTGCGTCTTGACCATGGTCATCCCTCGTCGAAACCGCTGTCACTCACCTTTCCCAGTGGTACGACCGGCGCGAGGGGGTCCGTTCAACGGGACCGGCAAGTCGGCCCGATTCCTGTCCTTCATTCAAGAAAGGGCTTCGCCGCGGGTCGAGTAGGTGTGCGAGAAAAGGGAATTGGCGGACATCGGCCCGGGTCGCACCCGTCCCCTCCTGCGGGTGTAACCCGCGGTAAACAGGACGGGCGCGTCTCCTCGGGCGTCCGGAAATCGACCTTCCGGGGCGCGGTCCATTCTGTTCGGCGACCCCTCGGCCGGGTTTTCGCCTTCACCGGGGAATCGATTCAGCGCACCCCGAACCCGTCCGTCCAATCCCTCATGTCGGCAGTCGTCACGTTGCCCCCGCAGACCACCAGTCCCAGCCGTGCCCCGTCGCCCACCCGCTCGACGACCCGCCGGGCCGCGGGCAGCAGACAGCCGGCCGCCGGCTCGGTCCACACCTTCGCGTGCTCGGCGAACTCCACCGACCCCCGCACGGCCTCCCGGTCGGAGACCACCAGCACCTCGGTGACCAGCGCGTGGACATGGTCGTACGTCAACTGCGAGACGCTGGGCGCGCTCAGAGTGGTGACGATCGACGACAGTGCCACCGGCACCGGTCCGCCCGCCGTCAGCGCCTGCGACATCGCCTGCGCGCCCTCCGTCTCCACGCCCCAGATCCGCACCTGCGGGCGGCGCGCCCGCAGCGCCGCTGCGACGCCCGCGATCAGTCCGCCGCCCCCGATGCTGACCAGCACGTCGGTGAGCTCGTCGGCGTCCGCGGCGAGCTCCAGACCGACGGTGCCCTGTCCGGCGACGACCAGTGGATCGTCGAACGGGTGCACCAGTGTGAGTCCTTCGTCGCGCAACCGTTCCACCAGCGCGAACGCGGTGTCCATACCGTCGGTCAGCCGCACCGAGGCGCCGGCCGCCTCCGCGGTCTCCACGGAGCGCGCGGGCGCGGAGCGCGGCATCACCACCGTGGCCTTCACGTCCAGGGCGGCGGCCATCACCGCGAGCGCGACGCCGTGGTTCCCGCCGCTCACGGCGACCACCCCGGCGGCCCGCTCGGCCTCGCTCAGCGACAGCAGCTTCGCCGTCGCGCCCCGCGCCTTGAACGAGCCGGTGCGCTGGAGGAGTTCGAGTTTCGTCGTCACCGGGACGCCGAGCAGGGCCGACAGGCCGGGGCTCGGCACGGTCGGGGTGCGGACGACATGTCCGGCGATCCGTGCGGCGGCGGCTTCGATGTCGGAAATGCCGATCAAGGCGGTCACCCTTCCGGCGCGGACAGGAGACGGGACCGCGCCTTGGCTCTTCGTGTCCTCGCACCCTCACCCGGTGTCGCCGTGCGGGTCAACTCACCGCGTGTGCGCGAGGCCCGGTCCGGCGCGCCGGCCGCCGGTTCCAGCAGCCCCTCGCGGTGGGCGATCGCCACGGCCTCCGTGCGGCTCGCCGCACCGAACTCGGCGAGGACGGTGGAGACGAGCACGCCGGCCGTCTCGCCCATGATGAACGGCTCCTCGCCGATCTGGCGGTCGCCGCGGCCGGGCCCGAGCACGGAGGCCGCGGCCGGGCCCGAGCACGGAGGCCGGGAGCGAGGACCCGGCGGGGTCAGCGGTGCAGCGATCGCGCCCAGTCCTGCGGCACCCGCCCGGCGGGTCCCGGCGTCGGCTGGTCCACGGGGTGGCTGACCGGCGGGGCCAGTTCCGGCCCCGACTCGTAGAGCTCGTCGCTGGAGTAGTCCCAGAACCACTCCTCGCCGGGCTCGAAGCTGCGGACCAGGGGATGCCCGGTCGTCTTGTAGTGGGCGGTGGCGTGCTGGGCGGGGGAGGAGTCGCAGCAGCCCACGTGCCCGCAGCTCGCGCAGCGCCTCAGGTGGAACCACCAGCCGCCCGCGGCGTCGCAGTCGACGCAGCCGTCGCCGCTGGGCGGGACGCTCGGGTCGATGCCGTTCACGTCGGTCATACGGGCTCCTCGGGGGTCTCGGGGTCGTCGGCGGCGGGGGCGGTCAGCGGCAGCAGGACCTGGAAGCGGGTGTCGCCCGGAACGGACTCGACGTGCAGGCTGCCGTGGTGCTTGTTGACGACGATCCGCCACGAGATGTCCAGGCCCAGACCGGTGCCCTCGCCCACCGGCTTGGTGGTGAAGAACGGGTCGAAGATGCGGCCCCGGATGTCCGGCGGGATACCGGGGCCGGTGTCACGGAACTCCACCAGCAGCCGGTCGCCCTCCCGCGCGGTCCGCACCGTCAACGTGCCGTCGCCGCCGGCGCTGTCGACGGCGAACACGGCGTTGTCGACGAGGTTGGTCCACACCTGGTTGAGCTCGGCCGGGTAGGCGGGGATCTTCGGCAGCGTGCGGTCGTAGTCCTTGACGACCTGGATGCGCCGGCCGATCTTGCCGCCGAGCATCAGCAGGGTGCTGTCGAGGAGTTCGTGCACGTCGACGACCCGGTAGGGGGCGCGGTCGAGCTGCGAGTACTGCTTGGCGGCGTCGACGAGATGGGAGATGCGGTTGGTCGAGTCGTCTATCTCGTCCATCAACAGCTCGGTCTCGACGGTGTAGTTGAGCCATCCGATCGCACCCGGCAGGATGTCCTCGTCCACGGCGTCCGCGACCTGCTCCAGCCAGTCCACGTCGAGTCCGGCCTGTACGAAGGTCGGAGCGATCCGCCAGCCCTCCGTGATGTCGTGGTCGTCCAGCCAGTCGGTGAGCGCGTCCTCCCGGTCGGAGGCCTCCAGCGGGCTCAACATCGGTGCCTTGGCGACCAGTTCGGCGGTGCGCTCCTGTATCTCGATCAGCCGGGTCAGCGCCGCCGGCTCGTAGCCGCCGGAGGCGATCACGGCCAGCTTGTGCCGCATCTTCGCCACCCGTTCGCGCAGCGTGGCGGTGGCCCGCACGGCCGCCGCCGCCGGGTTGTTCAGCTCGTGCGTGAGACCGGCCGACAGCGAGCCCAGCGCCAGCAGCCGTTCGCGCTGGCCGACGGCCCGCTGGGTGTTCTTCGAACCGAAGAACAGTCCCTCCAGCAGGTGGGCCGCCATCGGGAACCACTCCTGCATGACCGCCGAGAACGACTCGGCGGGCAGCACGAAGAACCGGGTCGGCTCGGTCACCCGCATCGAGTTCTGGTAGACCTGCGGCACCCGGTCGCCCAGGTAGGCCTGCATGGCCCCGGCGTAGACCCCGCGCTGGGAGGTGCGGCTGACCTCGATGTCGTCCCCGCCGACCCGCCGGTACATCACGACCGAGCCCTCGAGCATCACGTAGAAGCAGGTCGCCGGATCACCCTCGGTGTACACCGGGCCGGGCTCGAACCTCTCCACCCGCCCCTCGCCGCACAGCCGTCCCAACTGGTCGGGGGAGAGCTTCTCGAACAGGAACAGCGAGCTGATCTCGGCCGGGCTGCACGGCATCAGCCGCCCGCTCACGACTGCTCCAGATACCGGTGGACGAGCATCACGGCCATGGCTCCCTCTCCGACGGCGGACGCGACGCGCTTCGCGGACTCGGCGCGCGCGTCGCCCGCCACGAACACGCCGGGGATGTTGGTCTCCAGGTGGTACGGCGGCCGGTCCAGCTCCCAGTTGGCCGGCGGCCGCCCGTCCGGTGTGAGGTCGGGCCCGGCGAGGATGAACCCGCGCTCGTCGCGCAGCACCGCGCCGTCCAGCCAGCCGGTCAGGGGGGCCGCGCCGATGAACACGAACAGCCACTGCGCGTCGACGAGTTCGCTCTGCCCGGTGGTCACGTCCCGCAGCGTCAGCTGCTCCAGGTGCCCGTCCCCGTGCGCGCTCTCGACGACCGTCCCGGCGCGCACCGAGATGTTGGGCGCCTCCTCGATCTGCTGGATCAGGTAGTGCGACATCGACGCCGCGAGGGACTCCCCGCGCACCAGCAGCGTCACGGACTTGGCGCCCCGCGACAGGTACATCGCCGCCTGCCCGGCCGAGTTGGCGCCGCCCACGATGTACACGTCGTGCCCCTGGCAGGCGGCCGCCTCCGTGAGCGCGGACCCGTAGAACACCCCGCAGCCGGTCAGGTCGTCGCAGCCCGGGGCCGCCAGCTGCCGGTAGGACACGCCCGTCGCGAGGATCACGCTGTGCGCGGCCACCGCCGAGCCGTCCGAGAAGCGCACCACCCGCGCTGACCCGTTGACCTCGAGCCCGGTCACCTCGCGCGCGGTGAGGATCTCCGCGCCGAACTTGGCGGCCTGGCGGCGTGCCCGCTCGGTGAGCTGGCCTCCGGACACCCCGTCGGGGAAGCCCAGGTAGTTCTCGATGCGGGAGCTCTGCCCGGCCTGCCCACCGGTCGCCGAGCGTTCCACGAGCACCGTCCGCAGCCCCTCGGAGGCCCCGTACACGGCCGCGCCGAGTCCGGCCGGGCCGCCGCCGATCACCACCAGGTCGTAGAACTCGGCCGTCGGCGTGGTCGCCAGCCCCACCTGCGCGGCCAGCTCCGGCGCGTCCGGCTCGACCAGGGGGGTGCCCTGCGCGGTGACCACCAGCGGGAGGCGCTGCCCGTTCTCGCCGGCCGCCGCCAGCAGCCGCTGCCCCTCGGGCTCGTCGGCGGAGTACCAGCGGTACGGCACCTGGTTGCGGGCCAGGAACTCGCGCACCTGCGAGGACCGCGCCGACCAGCGGTGTCCGACGACCTTCGTGGCGGGCACGGGCCGGTAGTCGCTGGCGCGCCAGGCGTCCAGCAGGTCGTCGAGCACCGGGTAGAGCTTCTCCTCCGGCGGGTCCCACGGCTTGAGCAGGTAGTGGTCGAGGTCGACGACGTTGATCGCGTCGATCGCCGCGCTCGTGTCCGCGTAGGCGGTCAGCAGCACGCGCCGGGCGCCCGGATAGACGTCCATGGCCTGTTCGAGGAACTCGATGCCGTTCATCTGCGGCATCCGGTAGTCGGCCAGGATCACCGCCACCAGGTCGCCGCGCAGCTTCAGCTCCCGCAGCGCCTCCAGCGCGGACTCCCCGGACTCGGCGCGCACGATCCGGTACCCGGCACCGTAACGGCGCCGCAGGTCACGGGCGACGGCACGGGATACCCCCGGGTCGTCGTCCACGGTCAGGATGACGGTCCGCGCCGAATCGGCGGCCTGTGCCATACGTCTCCCACCCCGAGAGGGTCGTCGGTCGTCGCGGCACGGCGAAGGCCGCGCCGGCTGTGCCCATCGTATGTTCGATCGCCCCGGTCCGCTCCGTGCCGTCGGCGGACCGTGCGCTGCGAGGTCAGTACCGGGCGCCCACGGTCAAGAAGGCCGCCGTTCGCCCAGGACGCAGAACTCGTTGCCCTCGGGGTCGGTCATCGTCACCCACGGCTGCTCGCCCTGCCCGACGTCCGCGTGGCGGGCGCCCAGGGACAGCAGCCGGGTCACCTCGGCCCGCTGGTCGTCGGGGCGGAAGTCCAGGTGGAGCCGGTTCTTGACCGTCTTGGTCTCCGGGACCCGGACGAAGAGCAGGCCCGGCGTCCGGTCCTGCTCCGGTCGGATCTCGTACTCCTCGGGGGAGTCGTCGACCACCACCCAGCCGAGGGCCGCGGCCCACCAGCGTCCCAGCGCCGACGGGTCGGCCGCGTCGACGATCACCTGCTCCCAGTCCAAAGCCATGCTCGCAGCGTAGTGAAGACTGGGGCCCGACGGATGTGATCACGACACAAGGAGGCGGCGGGATGACGGGCCCGATCACGGCAGGGGTCGACGGAACGGACGAGAGCCTCGCGGGGCTCGCCTGGGCGGCCCGCGAGGCCGTCCGGCGCGACCTGGAGCTGCGGGTGGTGCACGCCTGGCGGTTCCAGCCGAACGCGGCGCAGGACGTGGCCGACCGGGACGCGCAGGAACGCTGGGTGCGGGACGCGGCCGGGCGGAGCGTCGCGGAGATCACCGAGCGGCACCCCGGACTGACCGTCGCCACCGACGTCCGGGAGGGCGGCCCGGTCGAGACGCTGGTCGCCGCGGCGGCGGAGGCGGAGCTGCTGGTGCTCGGTTCCCGCGGGCACGGGCCGGTGGTCGGGTTCCTGCTGGGCTCGGTCGGCCAGCAGGTGATCGCCGAGGCCGCGCGCCCGGTGGTGCTGGTGCGGGCGGGCGACCGGGCCTCGGCCGAGGCCGGCGGTCAGGAGATCGTCGTCGGTCAGCAGGGCGACCCCGAGGACAGCGCCCCCGCGCTGCGATTCGCCTTCGAGACCGCCGCGGCCCGGGGTGCGGCCGTGCGGGCCGTGCGGGCCTGGACGCTGCCGCCCGTGTTCGCCTACAGCCCCGGCTCGCTCCGCCTCGCCGACGAGGCCGGCGGTCTCGAGCCGTACGAGAAGAAGGCGCTGGCCGCGGCCCTGGAACCGTGGCGGCAGCGGTTCCCGGACGTGCCCGTGGTGGAGCACGTGGAGATGGGCAGCGCCGGACAGGTGCTGCTCTCGGTGTCGGGCCGGGCGCAGCTGATGGTGGTCGGCAGACGCGCCCACCGCACGGCCGTGGGCGCCCGGATCGGCTCGGTGGCGCACGGCGTCCTGCACCACGCGGACTGCCCGGTCACCGTGGTGCCGCAGGGCTGACGCAGGACGCCGGGCGGACTCACTCCGGCAGGGTCGGCTCCAGGGTCTCGCGTGCCCTGGGCAGGATGTTCCTGATGTAGTCCGCGACCACCGTGTCGAGCCCGATGTCGTGCTGCGCGCGCTCCGAGAGGTACCAGCGGTGCTCCAGCAACTCGTGGTAGATCTCCGCCGGGTCCATGGAGCCGCGCAGTTCGAGGGGGACCTCGCGCACGGTGGGCCGGAACACGTCCCGCACCCAGCGGTGCGCCAACACCTCCGGGCGGGCCGCGAGGGGGTCGTTCGGGGCGTAGTCGTCCTGGGTGGCCATCCAGCTCTCGAGGTCGCTGAGCAGCCGCCGGGCCTGGTTCTCCTCGGTGTCCAGACCGGTCAGGCGCAACAGCTGGCGCTGGTGGTGGC includes:
- a CDS encoding FAD-dependent monooxygenase gives rise to the protein MRVKVACVGGGPAGLYLSILLKRQDPSHDITVHERNPEGSTYGWGVTYWQGLLDELRARDPESARAIEESSVRWNAGVAHVRDLITRQPGDEGHGIGRHRLLEILADRAHALGVRLEFESEITAANLPDADLVVAGDGVHSALRTHHADDFGAQLTEGRNSYVWLGTTKVFDSFTFAFVETAHGWIWCYGYPFSDERSTCVIECAPETLAGLGLDRAREADGLADLEKLFAHILDGHPLVGRATGAGGSAQWLTFRTLVNRSWHRGNLVLLGDAAHTTHYSIGAGTTLALQDAIALAEALGESADLSQALGRYERVRKSALLSQQSAARYSAQWYENLTRYIHYPPEQMFALLGQRHSPLLPYVPPQLYYRLDRAAGRLEALRRLKRWLGPKLARGTHARTPASGG
- a CDS encoding DUF6328 family protein, with amino-acid sequence MWGELIQEIRVAQTGVQILFGFLLTVVFTPRYADLRDIDQVIYIVTVVLGACATGALIGPVSLHRLVSGRRVKPQAVQVASRLTLVGLLLLLATMTSSLLLILRVATHDAFVPWLVAAVVAWYGLCWFVLPLWTRSHYTTD
- a CDS encoding LLM class F420-dependent oxidoreductase is translated as MVRIGYTMMTEQAGPRDLVDHVVRAEEAGFDFSVTSDHSFPWLRSQGHAPYAWSVLGAAAQATSRIPLMTYVTCPTFRYHPAVVAQKAATMQLLSEGRFRLGLGSGENLNEHVVGGGWPPVDVRHEMLEEAVEIIRALFEGGHVTRHGAHFDVDSARLWDLPDEPPPIGLAVSGDRSCALAGRLADLVIATEPEQGLLEAFDRHGGAGKPRVGQLPVSYDGDRETAVQRAHAQFRWFGSGWKVNSELPHPDSFEAATRFVTPDDVAASIPCGDDPEDFVEAVRPYVEAGFTEVALVQIGGDTQPAYLDWSEKTLLPALRGAFG
- a CDS encoding serine/threonine-protein kinase, yielding MTMVKTHVSTHEWVAGRYRLLDVVHRETNRVSWYGEYVEETGAARPCLVTRIGLPPEQGEEKARQAADRVLRMSETMARLCPGRIASVVDALEEEGSLWTVTEWIDGLPLGQLLAQKGAFSPGRAAAIGLQLLDVLEAAHGEGVTHGELSPGQIFVRSQGPLVLTGFGLAGATLAPRVAAPSYASPEQARDERIGPAADLWALGALLYTMVEGRPPYRDRDRPEATLKGVDRLPLRTPLRAGPLTPIVQGLLRKDSRERLTRTVVRQSLTRLLEDDPHAAVPAPPLRRVRAAARRVGPQWSGRAMAAGTALAVVTVALAALAVAQGLPDGDDTAAGDARPSASATGPGEDAGDRVSATPDPTPTPTSAPSTPDAPSPSAPPRTSPPPPADALPDGFRVYRADEGFSVALPKGWQRLDTARSPDGAYRVTFGAKGDPRTLAVTYSRKAGPDPVAVWRDDVEPNLRRTAGFRRIGEIRATTYQGFKGADMEWLADGADGQERTFGRGFLLGGHRSFSLRWTTPAADWNTAADRQALDTFLRTFRPGSAA
- a CDS encoding aldo/keto reductase, with the translated sequence MEEREFVRSGQHASVVGLGTWQLGADWGDVDDKEALTVLEAAAESGVTFFDTADVYGDGRSEQTIAAFLSGRPDLHVLVATKMGRRVDQIPENYVLDNFRAWNDRSRRNLGVDRVDLVQLHCPPTPVYSSDEVFDALDTLVEEERIAHYGVSVETCAEALTAIARPGVASVQIILNPFRLKPLTEVLPAAREAGVGIIARVPLASGLLSGKYTADTVFPENDHRAYNRHGEAFDQGETFSGVDYATGVEAAVEFAALAPEGYTPAQLALRWIVQQPGVTTVIPGARSPEQARANAAAARLPELSDATLAAVRDLYDRRIKEQVEGRW